A stretch of Branchiostoma lanceolatum isolate klBraLanc5 chromosome 14, klBraLanc5.hap2, whole genome shotgun sequence DNA encodes these proteins:
- the LOC136448334 gene encoding alpha-protein kinase 1-like isoform X2, which yields MEQETCNADSMQRLSSNLGLLSVELQGLLRDAEAQRWSFIPETWQFEDRVGEQDMYNVKDLITAPSTHRSGKTEADVLWECADLAVECKNYPRAVAILFLLDRYAFWQGTSPRLLKVIDDIRQASPSTPVPPQIIIRKARVLTNAGDLHGAERVLDDILNPDMETATWTYRSDSDRAIVHSVCIQIKGQVQLKLGQWYDASTLILDSIIGFRTLPKPDKKGIASSVGLLMDVFKNISYRDFQILKQQYTLQADSPLLEAYRSAEEAAHLSKYDPLFYARHRRRAGEVLIQCAQQARDSQEKQKFLQLARTNLSESLQSHESVEALRSREQLCEFICALFQSCQVLEMTGAAEKSNNLTKMCMHLYEEYCAVESSLSTSGSIKRMIHFIMEELDTLMPTSQPQETLEGDTTASATETTLSYSLSIDHIVPENSTTQTQPRENNPSQAEGATTTRNVTAEGDGKKRGTVDSGFDTTEDEDSDNTRSTVDPSAATVDDANSIEENFPNDNLQSSSTIDPSATTVDQTRTKLLQTPTDVDQLCQGIEKHHIQPSTVDPAKTTLGSTIDPSATTVDVANEKVGLDEEVGHVGKGENGSSHVGDSRHEESISDEEQKKWDDMFADLSPVTRVHSMLERGTKKTNHMNSTAKMSAAR from the exons GACTGTTATCTGTGGAGCTGCAGGGTCTTCTCCGCGATGCTGAGGCTCAAAGGTGGAGCTTCATCCCGGAGACCTGGCAGTTTGAGGACAGGGTCGGGGAACaggacatgtacaatgtaaaggATCTCATCACTGCACCAAGTACACACAGATCTGGCAAAACTGAGGCAGACGTACTCTGG GAGTGTGCAGACCTAGCAGTAGAGTGCAAGAACTACCCTCGTGCTGTTGCTATCCTGTTCTTGTTGGACAGGTATGCCTTTTGGCAGGGTACATCTCCTCGTTTGCTTAAAGTCATTGATGACATCCGTCAAGCTAGTCCAAGCACACCTGTGCCTCCCCAG ATCATCATCCGTAAAGCCAGAGTTCTGACAAATGCGGGTGATCTTCACGGTGCAGAGAGAGTGCTGGACGATATTCTGAACCCTGACATGGAAACCG CCACATGGACATACAGAAGTGACTCTGACAGAGCAATAGTTCATTCTGTCTGCATTCAGATCAAAGGACAAGTCCAGCTGAAACTTG GACAGTGGTACGATGCCTCTACCTTGATTTTGGACTCTATCATTGGCTTCAGAACTCTGCCCAAACCAGACAAGAAGGGGATCGCCTCCAGTGTGGGACTGTTGATGGATGTGTTCAAAAACATATCATACAGAG atttCCAGATTTTAAAGCAGCAGTACACCTTGCAAGCAGACAGCCCCCTCTTAGAGGCCTACAGATCAGCTGAGGAGGCTGCTCACCTGTCCAAGTATGATCCGCTCTTCTATGCAAGACATCGG CGGAGAGCTGGTGAAGTGCTCATCCAATGTGCCCAGCAGGCCCGAGACAGTCAAGAGAAACAGAAGTTCCTACAGTTAGCAAGGACGAATCTGTCTGAAAGCCTACAGTCGCATGAAAGCGTGGAAGCCCTGCGGAGTAGGGAACAGTTGTGTGAATTCATCTGTGCCCTGTTCCAGTCATGTCAG GTACTAGAGATGACTGGTGCAGCGGAAAAGAGCAACAATCTGACCAAAATGTGCATGCACCTGTACGAAGAATACTGTGCTGTGGAGAGCAGTCTATCCACCAGCGGATCAATAAAAAGGATGATACATTTCATCATGGAGGAACTAGACACGTTGATGCCCACATCTCAACCGCAGGAAACACTTGAAGGTGATACCACCGCTTCAGCAACAGAGACAACGCTGTCTTATTCTTTGTCAATCGACCACATTGTGCCTGAAAACAGTACAACACAGACACAGCCTAGGGAAAACAACCCTTCCCAGGCTGAAGGAGCTACCACAACACGGAACGTTACAGCTGAAGGAGACGGAAAAAAACGTGGTACAGTTGACAGTGGGTTTGATACCACTGAGGATGAAGACAGTGACAATACCAGATCTACTGTAGATCCATCTGCCGCAACCGTAGACGATGCCAATTCCATAGAAGAGAACTTTCCCAATGACAACTTACAGTCATCATCCACAATAGATCCTTCAGCCACTACCGTTGACCAAACAAGGACAAAACTGCTACAAACTCCCACAGATGTTGACCAGCTATGTCAGGGCATTGAGAAACATCACATACAACCCTCAACAGTGGACCCTGCCAAGACCACGCTTGGTTCAACAATTGACCCTTCGGCCACAACAGTTGATGTGGCAAACGAAAAGGTAGGGTTAGATGAAGAAGTTGGACATGTTGGGAAAGGCGAAAACGGTTCAAGCCATGTTGGTGACAGCAGACATGAAGAGAGCATATCGGATGAAGAGCAGAAAAAATGGGATGATATGTTTGCAGACTTGTCACCAGTCACAAGAGTCCATA